Proteins encoded within one genomic window of Triticum aestivum cultivar Chinese Spring chromosome 2D, IWGSC CS RefSeq v2.1, whole genome shotgun sequence:
- the LOC123051648 gene encoding basic proline-rich protein — protein sequence MAYRVLEVTLLSAKDLKSVNLITRMEVYAVATISGDPITRQCTPPDPHGGRNPTWNATLQFAVPPTAEEATGGCLHILLRVERIFGGDRDVGEVIVPLSEILSGVGHGADYGAHSMPQFASYQIRKVHRTEVRGLLYLTYRLGPIVLPEPHLEIPVDEWPVVAYPVKQVMPPPPPPPQAAWPGYVAAAPPAKPPAGYVAVPPAKSAGYLDVPFSPERAPGHTAWPAPPKPPVPSPAKQEGHAAVPPSPKPSWYGTAPSPAKQEGHAAVPPSPKPSGYGTAPSPAKQEGHVAVPPSPNPYGYGTAPSPAKQEGHDAVPPSPKPSWYGTAPSPAKQGGHVAVPPSAEPSGRVVSMPPSPKPVGRVVSMPPSTPKPSGQVVTMPPSPKPAERAVSMPPSQKPVERAVSMPPSQKLAGPAVSMPPSPKPVDRVVSMPPSQKLAGHVVSMPPAPKPLERVVSMPPSQKPAGHVVSMPPPPPKPVERVVSMPPSQKPAGNVVSMPPPPPKPVERAVSMPPSQKPVGRVASTPPSPKPTEQHVPLPPSTKPAAQVAPPPSPKPSGYEAVPSPKPAAHVAVPPSPKPSGHYTVPPSPTPAGHVAMPSPSPKPSVHAVPPSPKPVTNVAVPPSPKPSGGHVSMPPSPAPYGQVVSMPPSPAPYGQVVSMPPAPKPAAPVVVSPPPKPANLPADHNPSMEFGWGLGAGLVSGAISGMLAGGNKGEPTAYAPQVAPLARSRQVSVSKTYGRDVYTH from the coding sequence ATGGCGTACCGAGTGCTGGAGGTCACGCTCCTGTCAGCCAAGGACCTGAAGAGCGTGAACCTCATCACGCGCATGGAGGTGTACGCGGTTGCGACCATCTCCGGCGACCCCATCACGCGCCAGTGCACCCCGCCGGACCCCCACGGCGGCCGCAACCCGACCTGGAACGCCACGCTCCAGTTCGCCGTGCCGCCCACCGCCGAGGAGGCCACGGGCGGCTGCCTCCACATCCTCCTCCGCGTCGAGCGTATCTTCGGCGGCGACCGCGACGTCGGCGAGGTCATCGTGCCCCTCTCGGAGATCCTCTCCGGCGTCGGGCACGGCGCCGACTACGGGGCCCACAGCATGCCCCAGTTCGCGTCCTACCAGATCCGCAAGGTGCACCGCACCGAGGTGCGCGGCTTGCTCTACCTCACGTATCGTCTCGGCCCCATCGTCCTGCCGGAGCCCCATCTGGAGATACCCGTCGACGAGTGGCCGGTCGTGGCGTACCCGGTGAAGCAggtgatgccgccgccgccgcctccaccgcaggCTGCCTGGCCCGGGTATGTGGCCGCGGCACCGCCGGCGAAACCACCTGCCGGCTACGTGGCTGTGCCGCCTGCAAAATCAGCCGGCTACTTGGATGTGCCGTTTTCGCCTGAGAGAGCACCCGGGCATACGGCCTGGCCTGCGCCTCCGAAACCACCGGTGCCATCGCCGGCAAAGCAAGAAGGGCATGCCGCCGTGCCGCCGTCTCCCAAACCTTCCTGGTACGGGACCGCGCCATCGCCGGCAAAGCAAGAAGGGCATGCCGCCGTGCCGCCGTCTCCCAAACCTTCTGGGTACGGGACCGCGCCATCGCCTGCAAAGCAAGAAGGTCATGTCGCCGTGCCGCCGTCTCCGAATCCTTATGGGTACGGGACCGCGCCATCGCCTGCAAAGCAAGAAGGGCATGACGCGGTGCCGCCGTCTCCGAAACCTTCTTGGTACGGGACCGCGCCGTCGCCTGCAAAGCAAGGAGGACATGTCGCCGTGCCGCCGTCTGCTGAACCATCCGGTCGGGTGGTGTCCATGCCGCCTTCTCCCAAACCAGTCGGACGTGTGGTGTCTATGCCACCGTCTACTCCGAAACCATCCGGTCAGGTGGTGACCATGCCGCCTTCTCCAAAGCCAGCGGAACGTGCGGTGTCCATGCCACCGTCTCAGAAACCGGTCGAACGTGCGGTGTCCATGCCGCCGTCTCAGAAACTGGCCGGGCCTGCGGTGTCCATGCCGCCGTCTCCGAAACCGGTCGACCGTGTGGTGTCCATGCCGCCGTCTCAGAAACTGGCCGGGCATGTGGTGTCCATGCCGCCAGCTCCGAAGCCACTTGAACGTGTGGTGTCCATGCCGCCGTCTCAGAAACCGGCGGGGCATGTGGTGTctatgccgccgccgcctccgaaaCCAGTTGAACGTGTGGTGTCCATGCCACCGTCTCAGAAACCGGCCGGAAATGTGGtgtccatgccgccgccgccgccgaaaccAGTCGAACGTGCGGTGTCCATGCCGCCGTCTCAGAAACCAGTCGGGCGTGTGGCGTCCACGCCGCCGTCTCCAAAGCCAACCGAGCAGCACGTGCCCTTGCCGCCGTCTACAAAACCAGCGGCACAAGTGGCCCCGCCACCGTCTCCCAAACCTTCTGGGTACGAGGCCGTGCCTTCTCCGAAACCAGCTGCACATGTGGCAGTGCCGCCGTCCCCAAAACCATCGGGTCATTACACCGTGCCGCCGTCTCCGACACCGGCCGGACATGTCGCCATGCCGTCGCCGTCTCCGAAACCATCCGTTCATGCTGTGCCGCCATCTCCAAAACCAGTCACGAATGTGGCTGTGCCGCCGTCTCCAAAGCCATCCGGCGGGCATGTGTCCATGCCGCCGTCTCCGGCACCATACGGCCAGGTGGTGTCCATGCCGCCGTCTCCAGCACCATACGGCCAGGTGGTCTCCATGCCGCCTGCTCCAAAACCAGCCGCCCCTGTGGTTGTGTCGCCGCCTCCAAAACCAGCCAACTTGCCGGCAGATCACAACCCCAGCATGGAGTTCGGGTGGGGGCTGGGCGCCGGCCTGGTCAGCGGCGCAATCAGCGGGATGCTGGCCGGCGGCAACAAAGGAGAACCGACGGCGTATGCACCACAAGTCGCACCACTCGCCCGCAGTCGTCAAGTGTCTGTGTCTAAGACGTACGGCAGAGATGTTTACACGCACTAG